The nucleotide window GTTTCCTCAACCAGGCTGCCAGAGTTACCCTTATCAAGCACGTCCTCTCCAGTATCCCTATGCACACTCTTGCAGCGGTTGATGTCCCAAATAGAACCCTTTCGGCCCTTGAGTCAGCGTTTGCTAACTTCTTCTGGGGGTGGTTGGATGGAAAGAAAAACCTCCACTGGGTGAGCTGGAGGAAAATAGCTTCCAACAATCAGATCCTTCGAGGACATCACTCGGGCGTTCAGAATCAAAATGGGTTGGCATCTTCTCCAGGGTAGGTCTTTATGGGCTAAGTTCATTTCGGCCAGGTACTTCCTGAAGATCATTGCCTCAAATAGTGTTAATGGCCAGGTCTCCTCTTCATCTTGGAAGGAGATTTTCAAAGTGTTGCAGTTTACTATCAGCCACTCCAGATTTCTGATTGGGGAAGGAAATATCAATTTATGGAACCAGAATTGGTCGGGTTGTGGCCTGTTAGCAGGCGCAATTGAGAGACCCATCCCTCAGCACCTGAAAGAAGCTACTGTTAGAGATTTCTTCCACCTCCCTGCTACTAGAAATCTGTCAGAAAtcagtctcataatctcctcaGAAGCGATGCGTTCAATCACAGCTACTCATTCTCTGTTTTCCAATAGAAAAGACTGGATGATTTGGGACATCTCTGCTTCGGGTAAATTCATTGTTAAGTCTGTGTGGAATGAAGTCAAGCCCCGCCTTCCTCATCTTAGTTGGCCTAAATGGGTTTGGTCTAAGGCTCTCCCTCCTAAGATGAGTGTTTTTGTATGGAAGAGATTTAAAAATGCTGTCCCAGTTGACAAGTCCCTCCAGAAGCTTGGAATTTCGCTGGCCTCTCGTTGCGAATGCTGTAAATAGGCCCTCTCTGTCCTGCACAATTCTGCCCCTGCGCAGGACCCGTTTTTGCCTGAGACGCTGTCTCTTCCTCTCGATCAGCAGCATGCTCACAGGAACAGTCAGCAGCCTTAGGTAGGGAGCTCCTTTAACGCTCAGATGCAGCGTGTCTCTCGTCGGTTGCAACCCCATCGTATCGTTTCAGATCAGCCTGCTACTACTGATACGGAGCAGAGTGCGGCTTCCCCTGTCCTTGCAATCGGTGTGGAGGAGGACCAGAATCATCTGTTCAGCCATGGTATGATTGTTGTCTCGGTCTGGGAGCATTTTAGCAACATTTTTGGTGTCAACTACCTCTCGAGTCAGTCCGTCCTACAGCGCTTTAACCTTTGGATCTCCAAAGCTAGCAAGAAAATCAGAGTGTCTCGCCTCGTTGGACTTGTTCCCAGTGTGATCAGCTGGGAAATTTGGCTCAGCAGAAACCAGGCCCGATTTGAAGGTCGCGCGATGTCCGCCTCCAAGATTATTTCCAAAGTTGCTCAATGGTTGCATGATATTGCTTGCACTATCCTGGGTGAGGATCGGAATTCTCTAGCGGATTCCATCACGCTTCAACTCATCAATATTCCCAAGGCAGAGTGTCATCTTCCTAGAAACCATTCCATAGTTACTTGGCTTAAACCCCTTAGGGGCTTCCTTAAGTTGAATGTCGATGGTTCTTCTAGGGGGAACCCAGGGCTGAGTGGCGGTAGAGGGGTCTGTAGGGATCACCATGGTAATCTGATCTTTGCATTCCATCGCAACTACGGTCTCACCTTGAACACTATAGCTGAAGCCCAAGCTATGCTAAATGGCATCACGAGCTACTCCAAGTTGGGCCTCCGCAGCATCATTGTCGAATCAGATTCTTTGACAATCGCCAAGGCAGCCGCGGATAGGTACGATTTTGTTCCTTGGAACATTTGGTATAAGATAGGCACGATTCGGGAGTTCCGTCGTTCCCTCAACCTATCTTTCAGTCACATCTTCAGAGAAGGGAACTCTGTGGCTGATGCGTTGACTAGATTAGCCAGTGAGGGTAATCCTAATAATTTTTTTGTCTCCAAGTATGCCCTTCCGGTTAAGGTCCAGGGCGCTCTTCTCCTCGATCAAGCGGGCCTCAGAAACTTACAGTGTACCTGATGGTTTGGTTGGCCCTTTTCTCCATTTGTTGGCATTTTCAATGTCTGTTGCTTGTGTGTTTTCCGTGTCCAATTAGGCtcatatgataggtgtggtcccCTTCCTTTTTGTAGGGTCCCTCCTGAATGATTGTATATGTTTTTCATTTATGGAATTTTcggtttctttaaaaaaaaaaaaactactaaacatcacggttttcagccaaaaatagtaagtgtcctattcgTCTTAACCatactattctcctaattattctaagtacttttcatgttggacacaactcctaaagcccaacggataaagagttataatcaaactaaaacttactataaatagtaaaaatgaaaataaaacgggATTTCAATCGTAGAtttaatggaatctcgcaaagtCAGCGAGGGCAACACGGCATGGCctagttgggtggctaaagtagcttgtcctaccccaaaatcatactcACGGCGGATAACTCATTTCGGCTTGTGAGATACGCCTATTTTAATGtgctgacggtccagatcacttccgccttcgattgggccttttctagtccatcttggccatgaaatagTCCGCGAGCCATTCTACATTATATAGTTTCTCGAACAATTGATGCCATATGAAATGTTTTTCCCTACTTGGGGATGGTAAAATGGTGCAAATCAAACCTTGGTGGGATGGTACTAGCCTTTTGATTACGCTGAGAAATTGAAGTTTGATGGATTGAAAGTTAATTAAGGAAATACAAAGAAAAgttgaaaatacatcacagtggcagATAAACTCACATCAGCACTGAGAAAGCAAACTATTTGtacttaccaaaaaaaaaaaaaaactaaaacatgCCCCTATAAAGCATGCATAGAGGGTACATCTAATGGGTGAATCAGATATCACTCAAACATCATACTAGATCCCACATAACTTGAATGTATGGTAATtgtcatgatgtgtatgtgaaattcaTTCTTAGATGGAAAATTCCATATTACGCACAAGGCCAAAACATTAGACCGACTTGTGATTCGGTagcccacaccaaagaaaacaattgggAGAGAAGTCCATTCTTGATTTTTACAAGcacccactgtgatgattatatgaaatccgctctaaccattagattggCCCATCAAAATTTATCATCGAGGCCCAAACGTCAGGTCCATCTGttattcaggtaggccacaccaagtgTAACTGTTTGAAAAGTAAGGATTGTACTACACATCTTTtgcaattgtgtggtccacatgaatcatggaatGGGCATATTTTTGAGCCCTGTTCCTAACATAGGGTGATGCCCCtactggttggagtggattttacataaacatcacggcgaGGCCCACCCAGCCGATGCCATGCTCAAACTTTTTGGAAGAGCCCTCTTATTATGGGTTTGAATCATACAGATAGTGGGCCCAACTTAGATTGCTCAGGATTCTAATGaaatgttgtatttgatgtcttaaatctaatcagattctgcgcagatttttTGTGCAACTGcaaaagtgcgggatttgtttccgatttcgtttatgattctttccgattttatttaggattctttctaaaactatatatatgggtgtaaataggATTGGGAGGTATTATTCTAaaggattctaaggctttctaaaagggttctagggttttctAAAAGGATGGAGTAAGAGAGAGATTTGAGGATTACTCAAGTGTGGAAAGTCCTTCCTCTtcataatttctgctttcatagtaaaaatctgtcactttgtgccgtagttttttcccgaaagggttttccacagtAAACCTTTATGTCctcttgtatttgcttggtgctcttggattgctatcctagatacatctctatgtgattccacAGTCCAAATCCtgaacaagtggtatcagagctatcgtcGGGGCATATATCTAGATCTACAGGATTAACATCAATTGGAAAcgtcaagtttgatattgagaaataTTCATCCAAAAATAATTTTTAGTTATGGAATATTAAAATGATTACTttattaactaagcaaggcgaaACAAAGGCTCTTAAGGAGCGGAAATCGACTACGAAAATTTctcaggggctacaaaagttttggatcaagcttatatttgtgttttctcttcatccatgcctgtatgatcttatggacaggttggatgacaaataaatatcactgtggggcccagcaaagtttcaacggtggaaatcattatccccactgtttatagtggtatgatccacttgacatttggatatacttcaactttgggctcatcctcttaaattagatgggtTCCGACATCACGTcttacgcaccgatccgataccctggccgagagatgtgggtcaacatttatttcgaagaaacaccgcgcgtttgtaatcccaagagaatctctacaacatgtcaaatcaatcccgtcaatcacctcatgtcaagtacaaagcaacccatgctttctttctccacaagtcaagcaaacccaaaagtcaaccaatccatcacctcacccatcactcacatccatcacccatctcccatcacttctctttcaaccaccctctctctctctctctctctctctctctctctctctctctcttcacaaattccaagcaaccaaaatgagctcacgtccaagctcttccatgagagaaaagtgagttgtgtggcccactttccatcccaaaaatccatcatcttagcccttcatttctcatcctctccatcaaagtgaagcacaaggagaccaacgttccaacggaccgagaagatcgaacggtgggtgcttccataggctagatttcattgttttgatgatgggccaagtgaggcctaccgatcgatggtatggatctctctttggaccctaagatgtggccgatggcccaccttgatcttcatgatcattccatgatggggccattctccatggaccccatcatgatgtttattttctagcttaaaaagggtcatctaaaccttacatcttggtggagaagggatctccaccattgatctttgatttggtgggcccacatgcaatgggacccacttgatgtatgttttaaattatgcaagggagggcccatagtgccggggtccctccatcacacgtgtccctctctccttctctctctctttccctctctttcttttattcttgtatgtgatgatgtagtggtgtggcccacttggatggatcccaccttaatgtatgttttacccataccattcatccatttggtagcCCACcagagcaaggcccaccttatgcatgtgttaCGCCAAGACTGTCCAGCgtggaaagaaaatacaaatattagcttgtttccaagcttatggggtggcccactcatataggccccaccttgatgtacgtattcaatccacgccgcccatccttttcctcagaccattttaggcgttgagctaaaaaatggggccaatccgatcTTCTGACGGGCCATAGCATATAAAACAgtggtttctaccgttgaaaaccaccctgccgtttctatacaccgaaaaatatcagatattgggcttgttcggCTTGTTTTGGACCATGGAAGCCAGTGGGCGGGGTGAATTTTGccggtgtggaccccacctaagaaaaacccCAGAAAAACCGcctttcttaaaaaaaaacaaacaaaatagaacagcagcattgctgctgctgctgttagagGCGCAGACAGCGCCTGTGCCAGGCGGGCGGGCGGGTggtaggcagggacccacggctccagctgtgggcctcaccatgatgtatatttgtcatccaacccgttcatatggtgggccacttccagcagtgggccccctccaaaaatcagccatatccaaagctcaggtggcccacatcataggaaacagcggtgattaaatgtctgccattggaacccttttgggtcaccacagaagttttgaatcaatgtgaaatttatttttcccattcatcctgatacgtgcgaccttatcaaccggttggattgcaggtaaacattatggtgggccccatgtggagcccacagtgattcatgtgttttatgCCCACCGTCTAggcagacggtggagcccacagtaatgtatgtgttttattcacaccatccactaccgtggacggtggaacccacctttaatgtatgtgttttatcatgccgtccagccattttgctggCTGCTGGACGGAtagtggacccactatgatgcatgtgctgcatccaaaccgtccatccactttgaaagctcattgtatggcatgagttaaagaatgagtcagatctaaagttcaagtgaatcccactatttaaaatagtggatagtgacctccaccattcaaacttcttaagagccataGTGGTTTCCACTCATCTTTGgctatggcccatttgatatgcatgaggcccaattggtgtggcccatttgatatacatatggtccatgcaaggtggcccacttgtcatattcaTGGCCCgttggttgaggcccacctcgatgtgtatgaggccattgttgaggcccaccttgatatgaatgtaaggcccatgttatgaggcccatcttgatttattgttGGCTGTTCATCgaagcccaccttggtatatatatgaggcccacgtgattaggcccattttgatacattttaaggcccatgggttatggcccattgcaatgtacataacgctcattggtgcaacccattgatgtggcccacttgatgaatataaggcccatatgatatggcccatttgatgtattgaaggctcaATGGGAAGTatctaaggttcattgcaatgtgtgatcccaacatggtttaggtAATGAAGTTTAtgacaggctatgccttgggagcaatgttggtttgatgttcacattgcaagaataatgttagttaaatgtccgcattatgactctccttagggcccattgataggctcatacttgttgataattcatcactttataacatgcttattatagctccatgattcatgcccatacgtatcatatgtatgcttgatttgaggaatgtttgatcatagcataagccgttgggttgagacatttacgggactccttatgagacggagtgcccccacatgagtgtgtggtattcccaggattgctgcatgatttgaccatgtaactcatgcattccgcatatgtgtgacttgatcactgcacgccctagtgacatcagggccgtaacctccacaggcacatcgtagatggtcgtatcggatatcaaaaatattggctctagcattgtgggcacttaagatgtccttgggtgaaaatcttagaacctttttagtactaggagatactccaacgtctagaccaagtggatacacgagcgcccaagtgctgaataccagtaggccgtatcgcccactatatcgtggtcggttggaagggggtgtggccttattcgctcggtgagggggctataagctaggctgagtttgaccagctcacaaatgagttcgctatcgacgaactgggtaggtattggcagaccactggttaggcggatagtgtggtctcttccacttgcttaagtgtgcagctagggaggaggcagtagtgtgaggtgtattagacctggtgatatctagagaggaattgtactgatatgtgtaatTGATGAGGAATGGCATgtttgctttgcatctcgcatatgacatttggctagaTCATGCCtaacatcgcatggccttggtatggccaatagcattcatgccttacatcatatagctttggtacagctgatagtattcatggacttaccgcatatttccacattactctgatattgtccacttggcgcttaccttgcgcacacacttacaccaccctctaagcttttataagcttatgcatgaccttTGCGTGCAAGTGGCATTGGATCGGAGCAGTGCTGAGGCAAGAGCGCATATTAGactattttggagtttttttatcACCTTATATTTCCTTTcccgtattgtacttaaagtttttgatataatgaatatatggtgatgttgttttgtgacttggttatgctccattacaaaaaaaaattcatactgaaaatcctccttgtagaatcccaagatcagaatctggcatgtgagtgccgggatccgagattggggcactacagaggctgtcgatgCCAGATTCAGTGatagaaaattttgtgagcccatttttcgagtttggggcgcaACATCCATTGTCCATCTAGTAGGGTCCATCTTGTAGGTCCACCGTGAGGCCCACTTGTCGATGTATAAGCCCACTAGTCATATGCAGGGCGCACCAGttgtatgagaggcccaccagttgtatgtgaggcccatgggatgtggcctacTAAGGTGAgaccaactgagtttactcagtatggtgAGAGCAAGTGCGCACCGTAATCGGTATGCAATTCGATTTCTAAGCGAAACCGTTTAACTGCATTAGACTTTTTCGGAaatgtaatattttttttctttttttaatatattaaaaaaaagctGATGATGTGGCACTTATAACTACATGGACCAATAATAATATTGGATTCAGCTGCTCGCTGTTTCCATGAAACAGCGGATCCGACTCACTTACAATAATATGAGTAGTGCTCCCACCTTCcgggaaaaaaaaagggtataattgttgtttctatttttaataaatttagcCTTTAGGAGAGTTGTTTTATTTCGTAGATGGGTCGGCCCTTCTGTCAAATCTGGGTATCATCTAGCCCCGTGTCCACAAAAGAGATGCGAAGTGGTGTCTTAGGCCAgaccacttgatgattggatcaagCTTAATGTAGATGGGTCAGCCAAGGGTAACCCGAGGTTAACTGGAGGAGGTGGAATTTGCGGGAGGGCTGATGAAAACATGCTCTTTGCATTCTCCAACTATCTCGCCAAATTGGCCAACAACGGCTCCTCAAATGTTATTTCATAGCTCTTCTGACCTCCCCAGCTTCATCAAAGGATCCATCCTTCTGGACATAGCTGGCCTAGGTCAGATTAGGAGGAGCAAACCAAAAATAGGTGTGGGCTGATCCACCCCTCCCTTAACCTGATTTTCTTAGGTTGGTGTAGCCCCTCCAACCTAACCATGAGCCATGCATCTGTTCACATAACACATGGAATGATGATGTATCAATTGATTACCATCCAAATTGTTTTCACTACTTTGAATGGTAAAATGGTCTAAACCAAACCTTAATGAGATGTCCCGGCTGTTGATTAGCatggaaaattggagaaaattgatGATGGTTAAAATGTGTTAAATCGAATATCTACTCCATCATCTGCCCCAAACATCTCAAAATAACCTCACAATGGTAGGAAGAAGTTCTAGATCCACCGATCGCTTTGGATCTTGCGCCACTTCAAAGGTCAATCTGATAGTTCAATATGATGGCAAGGGAAGCGGTACCCTGGTGACCCTGCCACTAAGGCGCTGTGCGGCCAttgtaatatatgtattttatattaatgccatccatctgttttgccagccaTTTTCATATTGGATCCACAATTTTCATCTACTGAGGGCTCCACTGGAAAAGAattttctcatttgatgttgACTGTTGGCTAGACTTGGATTTCCTAATTGCTCCCCATATTCATGAATTAGGAAATAAGTTCAAGTCTACTGAGAAAAGCAACGCGCTATCTTCTCTGATCATTGAAAAGTAAGTCTAGGGACAAAAGGGATGCCGTGTATCCTCCGCCAGCCGTGTATCCTCCGCTGTGAGTGCGTGTCATGGACGCACATGCACACCGTCTGTACACAGCAGTGCGGGTTGATTTCAGGCAGTCTGGCTTATAGAATTTATACACACCGTCTATAGACAGCAGTGTGGGTTAGCTTCAGGCAGCCCGGCTTCCAAAATTTTAAGGATGTGAAGGCTTTGTTTTGGTCCACTAGGAGGGATGGTTGAAATGAGTAGGCTATGGGCTATTTTGTTCTGTTTTTGTTTATGCTAATTTGGCTTTAAGCAATATGTGTGGCCTGGTGTTTTCATGGGGCCACCCAAATAAGCATAAATGTCCAACATGCTACTTTGGCATCTTTACTTCAATCTAATAAGAGTTTTTGAAGTAAGAATTAGTATGATAAGATGTTTTTGTTCTAgatcttgttttaaataagcttgtttagtattattttttttttttcaaaattgaaaaaaaaaaggcctcttatttgaaataaacaTGTTTAGTAGAACATTTAAATAAGAGCTTTTTGTAGTAGTAGATgtcattttgaaagattatgatAACATTCCATTATAAAAGCAATCCAGGTGGTTGTTTGGGTGGATCTCAccataaatgaaccatatccCAAATGATAAAACAATGGATGGCTGCAATCTTCATGTTTAAAGACAATCGACCCATCCATTATGCAGGATATTTGTTGTGGATCGTAAATCATATAAAGCAGTTAAcctagatccaatctccagtctcacccacaaataataaacaggaagaaatatagagtagaaaagaatcaaaacaaagcaaacaaaccaaaagacaagatatacgtggaaaaacttcaaattagggtaaaaaaaccacggatgcaaactttcacaATGAAGAAAACGAAGATTATAAGGCGATATaataacctctcccttggaagcacatagaaaaccctttgcccacacctagGAATTCTttcccataccctagaaaagccctagggacacttatttatagtttaggcaactttcctttcgcacctctgtgaAAATCGACTCCAAAATCTATAGTCCGCATCAAATCTGGaaatgaatctgtgtaacctcgactggtcgagcagactgctcgactgatcgagtggactcctcgatcggtcgagcatgggccacgactggtcgagcacctcggaacccaggaattgatgctcgctggactttgagtagagccagtccacgactgatCGTGACTGGTCAAGGGGGccatgactggtcaagcagggcccacgaccagttgtgtggcctccaaatgtggctccacatcttaacaatctcccacttggagacacatctccataaacctttgtcttcttcatccggagtacaccacctccccgtcttcaagcctgaagaccaatcaaagctgaacagagcttcagctctTGTGACCGCTTTGGTCAATATATCCgcaagattctcacttgtatgaatattctctagagcaatcgatttatcttccagtaacgaacgtatgaagtgatatctgatggtaaTATGcctggtccttgaatgaaaggctgaattcttagccaagtgtattgtactctgactgtcactgtacagcttgcaatctacttgcttcttacccaactcttccatgaaaccttgcatccacaccatctccttgtatGTTTCTGTAGccacaacatattctgcttccttcatattgatagatactatcttctgtaactgagagacccaactgactgcagcactacccaaagaaaaaacataacctgtagtgcttcttctgctgtcgatatctcttgccaaatctgaatctacgtagccttgtagcttgattttcgatcctccataacatagtcctacatccacagtacctattaggtatctaaggatccacttcacagcatCCCATTgttccttcccagggttgttcatgaatctgctaacaactcccactacttaagcaatgtctggcctcgtactcaccatagcatatatgagactcccaatagttgacgcgtatgagactttagccatgtagtctcattcctcatatgtctttgcaccttgctccttagacagcttgaagtggttggctaatggagtactaaccggcttagcacctcccatattgaatcgatcaagtaccttggctatgtactctgcctttgacaaaactagtttcttgtttttcctgtcacgctttatcctcatgtctAGAATTTATTTTACAACTCCTAAAtctttcatggcaaattctctacacggttgtcttttgagatctgagatgtccttcatgcttaatatggccacaagcatatcatcaacgtatagaagaaggatgatgtacgatgtatcaaacttcttcaaataacaacagtggtctgcatgacatctcctaaaaccgtttcccgacatgaaactgtcgaacttcttgtaccactgcctcggggcctgcttcaggccatatagactcttcttcagtctacacactttgttctcctttcctggtgccacgtatcctgtcggctgatgcatatatatctcttcttcaaggtccccatgaagaaagactgtcttaacatctagctgctctagatgtaagtcctctgtagccactatactcaagaccatgcgaatcgtagacattttcactaccggtgaaaatatttcagtgaaatcgatacttgccttttgttgaaaccctttcacaaccaatctagccttgtaccgtttcgaaccatcatgctc belongs to Magnolia sinica isolate HGM2019 chromosome 8, MsV1, whole genome shotgun sequence and includes:
- the LOC131254225 gene encoding uncharacterized protein LOC131254225; the encoded protein is MQRVSRRLQPHRIVSDQPATTDTEQSAASPVLAIGVEEDQNHLFSHGMIVVSVWEHFSNIFGVNYLSSQSVLQRFNLWISKASKKIRVSRLVGLVPSVISWEIWLSRNQARFEGRAMSASKIISKVAQWLHDIACTILGEDRNSLADSITLQLINIPKAECHLPRNHSIVTWLKPLRGFLKLNVDGSSRGNPGLSGGRGVCRDHHGNLIFAFHRNYGLTLNTIAEAQAMLNGITSYSKLGLRSIIVESDSLTIAKAAADRYDFVPWNIWYKIGTIREFRRSLNLSFSHIFREGNSVADALTRLASEGNPNNFFVSKYALPVKVQGALLLDQAGLRNLQCT